ATATAAAAAATTCTCGGTGGGTAAACTCAACGCCTTTAACTTGTCGGTATTTCAAATCAGCAAGTCTTTCCTGTAAGAAAAAAACCAAACCTTTAATATCAATGTTtatgtattaaaaaaaaattctacaaaaATGTTTATATTTACCATAATTTGAGTTGTCATGGATTGGGGATCGCGGCAACTCACGAAAGCTTCGGCCTAGTAGGCATAATATAATTGCATTTCCTCCTGAATTACTCCATATCTGTCCTTTAAGTTATCCATGGTTCTCTATCGGGAATTTCCAAACTCTAACTTATAATTCTGCCACGCCATCTCCCAAAAAGTTTATGTTGGTAAGAAACCAAGTAATACCTCACGGCGGGAGCTAATTTTCACCTAACATTTCATGATGACCAAATGTTCAGATGAATCAAACGCaaccattttcaatttttttttaagggGAGTGATATGTTGAAGGACGACGGAACAAAGAATTCTTTATTTGGTGTGAATTATTAAGAGGTTACACAGTCTTTTAAAGGATTCTACGAGATGAAAAGGTTTCTATGGATAAGTATGAACCAACCAGTTattaaagcaaaagaaaataaattttaatgCAACCGACAAACATTTTCAGAAGTTATTTTTCATGGATACTGCAGATATGAAAACAAATGTCACTGCACATCAACGGAAAAATAATGTCAGAAGGCCAATTTTTAATGGATACTATAAATTTGAAAAGAAATGTCACTGCACATCAACAGACAAACAATTTCAGAAGTTATTATTCATGGATACTATAAAATTTAAAACAAATGTCACTTCTCATGAAATTTTAAAATCTATTGtaacaaataaaaacataaagTTTCAGATATATTTAAACCCAGTTTCATACATATTAAAAGAGTTTAATACATATTAAAACAACAACAAAGTCATACAACTATGTTGCTAGGAATAAATCAAACAACCTTTTTTGTGTGTTCTCAACCTGGGTGTCAACAACAAACTCCATATTTGTATTTAAATCCACATTACTGTTCAAGTAAGGATTTTATTCTTGACTCAATCTTGGGATTGAGTAGGTAGGATTAATACCGGCGTCCCTGACAACTGGGTGATACCCTGTTCCATGATCATCCAAACTCGAAGTAGCTTGACGCTTACGGCTGCACTCACCAGAACCACCTAAGACCAACATACGAAATGTCCCGTGCAAAGAAGCTTTTACTTGGGATTTTTCAGTGCGCCAGCATCAGAAGGACCATACGTAAAACAGTCATACAATATTTGCTCGAGTGCATCAGTCTTTTCAAAACTTTGTTGTGCCAAGCATTTCCAATGATCCTGTTACATTATTGATTTGTAAataaaaactacaagaaaaatttatatttatactaataaatttacaaaaataaGGTGTATTAATAACTAACCTCGGTGCCATGGATGTTACTCTAATCACGACGATGGGTGATAATTGGAAGATGATGTATTTCACGTATTCTCTCCGAGTTGACATACGGAAATGACCACTCTACTGTAGGAAATGTACATAGCGACTCCGGTTCGGTATAGACAAATGTTTCTGCAAACTGACTTGGAGCAGGTACATTAGGAAAAAAATGAGAGATTCCAATGTTACCAATACCAACCTCTTCGTGGTTTTGAACACGACTCAAATTTGTCAACAAAGGACCCATGCTGACAGTTTTTCACCAACATACATATTCAGTTTCATCTGCTAGAAATTAATGAACCCCTTCTATTATATCCTTACTTCTAGTGATTGAAAAATCTGGAGGCGGACAAGGAATTGAAATTATACCTAACACCTTCCTCAAACATCTCTCCCCAAGATAAAGGACCTTATCTTTCGTATCCACTACTCCCATGAAATATATTCTCTTTCGACTAATCTCTCTTGCTAAAACTACTTATTCATCTTCTAGTGGGCATTCAATACCCATGGTTTCCAAACAACTGCTCCAGGTGACAGTCTCAGATCCATCTGTCTTTTAGCATTGTTCACAGAATGTTTCCTGGAGTTTAACTGTTTCACACCCTATGTATGGGTTGATGAAACACATCAATCGCAGGGTAAATTTGTTCCGGGTCGAATGATCCAAATTTTAGTAATGGTTGACAATTACGAAAGTAAATATAGTACCAATACTCTAATATCATCCACATTGTTGCCATGTTATTATCAACACCACTAAAAACCTTGTCCATGTTGTTTAATAGTCTACCTTAAATAAATGAACCCCAACCAAACCTACCAAGATTTTGCAAGCTTTCTGAATCTCCCAAAACAACCAACCATGCTTTTGAAGCGTTAGAGGAAGTCATTTCGGTGAATACTTGACCAAGAACCCAAAGAAGAAAAATCCTAGTCAATTCCTCCCAGACCTCGGAGTTGTCAATGCCTTTCTTACTGTTTATATAAGATGAAAGGTGAGAGAGACATACAACTGAGGATTTATTATCCCATGGTTTTTTAGAATTCCTGGCTTTTCCAGGAGGGGGGTGGGGGGGTGAGCATCATCTTCCATATTTGCAAATGGACTATTTAGGTTGGCGATCACACCACTAAAGTATAAATCATCTAAACTTTCATTATATTCTTTGGTTAACCTGTTAGAGTTATTTATATGCTCACCCTTACCTATAGGAATTCCAGTTAACATTACAAAGTCTAAAGGTGTCAATCCTATTTCAAAGCCCGGGAAATGGAAAGTCTTGGTTGTATGCCACCATCTCGCTACTAGAGCATTTGTGAGTTGCACATCTAAATTCTTAAAATTAAACGAAAAATATCTTGGAAAAGCCACAATTATCTAATACCTGAAGTGCGCGTGGATTATTGAAGACAACGATATCATAATAATCCTTAATTCTTCCCCAAGTAGTCCTCATTTTCATCTTCGGTGAATCTAAACCGGATGTATGGCCATCTCTACCTTTTACTGACAACTTTTGGTCCGTCGGGTACCAAACAAACAAATATTAACGTATGAAAATCaccaaacaaatgtaaacatctTAGAGGAAGAACTTAATTTCATACTCAAAACTATATCTTACTAATTAGGATACATATTAGGAATTGTgtattatcaataattcatactCAAAACTTAATTTGATACTCAAAAACCATATCTTAATTTCATACTCAAAACTTAATTTCATACTCAAAAACATTTCCATGAATTGTGTATTATCAAAATTACAAGACATGCGGAATAATTAGGTTTATCTAAAATCAAATGTCACTACAACTCAACCATGTTCATCAATAACTAACCAATCAACCATGTTCATCAATAAGTATCAAAAATTTGTCATGTTAAATAAATTTTAAACAAACACAAAGCAGTAACTACTAGTTGTGGCATTCAATTAGTGTCAATAGCCTATCAATTTTGCACAATTAATCTTAATTGAAAAGGAAattgaaaactagggttttggtttaaaaTAGTTTACCTTTAAGGATTGAGTGGTTAAAACGCCTTCAAATCAGTTCCAACTTAGAATTCACCCTTTGTTCCACAAACCCAAACAAAAGAATGGAAGAAAAcgaatttttatgatttttaaggagggggaagaagaagaactgtgtctggaaaaaaaaaaaaggaccaAAGAACTCTGTCGAGTTCTCTGGATGTTTTAGGGTAAATAGTGGAACAGTTAATGGTTAGCTGGTTCAATTGATTTTGATCGGTCAAGATAAGGAAAATGTTTAACCATTAACCGTTTTCTTCAAAACGATCGATTAGTGACCGTTATTTGTGGAACAACTGATTAATGCCCGATTTTTAGGATTAGAACGGCTAATGATTAGCCGTTAGCCGTTTCAGGAAGTCTTTGGAAAAAACCGCAAGACCCAAATTCTTCCTAGGAGGATGCGTAAAGGGGTTTGGGAAATAGCTGGGAAGCACCACTGGACCCGGTCTAAGTAATAGCATTTGCACATTTTTTAGGTCAATGATGGCTTGGAAATTTTGGATGGGTCAGCAAACATTGGGAACACAGACTGTAAAACTGGGTCATGGTACACATTTTGGATTGCAGAACAGTGGAATAAACTTTTCTAGATCTCTCAGACATTTTACCAATGAGACACATGTCAAGCTAACAGCCGTCAGAAATGTACAAAGCAGAAGATAAAGGAGATCCGGTAGTTAAGTTAGTTACATCAAAATTCATTGTGTTCCCACTTTGACCGCTTTAACAAAAACTAAACTAGGAGAGAAgtgatcgtttttttttttctttaggaaaaatCAATCTATCTCTCCTTTTTCCTGTAATTTTTGATTTAGAGAACATTCATTAGCTTAAACACATAACAGCCGCAGAAGCTATCTAGTTTATTAATCGATTAATAACAATGCCGCCCCAAATGTCAGATGACGATCGAGGCGTAGCGAATCATCTATGTACAGCAGTTGCAATTGATAAAGATAAAAACAGTCAGTTTGCTGTGAAATGGGCAATTGATACTCTGTTCAATAATAATCCTAATTTGATCCTTATTCACGTTAGACCACCTAAATATACAAATCGTAGGTACCCCTTTCTCAATCTTTTTTTTATCTGCATTTTTTTTCAAGTGTTAAATTTGTTAGTTAGAGACTTGATTTCCTTTTAATGACATTGTTAATGAATGTATGATTGAAGAATCTGGTAGTGTTAGTGGTGGCGCTGGTggcggaggaggaggaggaggaggaggaggaggacccAGAGAACTCGATCGAGAACAATTTGATCCTGATATTCATAGCCTTTTCTTGCCTTACCGTGGATTTTGTGCTCGAAAAGGGGTACATTATGTTACTCCTAATCGTTTTATGATTATATATGTATGATTATTCGATTTAAGATCTTAAATCTTGCGGCCATCATGGTTTTTGCTAGGTGCAAGGGAAAGAAGTGGTAATCGAAGATAACGATGTTTGTAAAGCAATTATTGATTACATTAGTGTCAACTGCATCAACAACATTGTGGTTGGTGCATCGACTAGGAGTGCCCTTGCAAGGTATCATCATCCGTAACGCTTGCTTTCATTTGTTCATTAATCGCGTTTTCTTTTAACGTGTACTAATACGCATGAATGCATGCATGTTGCAGGAAGTTTAGGAACAATGTGGAAATACCATCAGCGATAGTAAAGTCAGCACCAGAGTTCTGCAATGCGTACGTAATATCGAAAGGGAAGGTGATAACATCCAGAGCTGCTAGTCGTCCTGCATCTAATACTGCTGCTCCACCGAAACAACCATCTATACCTCCTCATTTTCCTCCTAGCGCTCAAACTCCTCATCACGATCATTCTTCTGCTTCTTCAAATGACCTTGAAGATTCACCTATCAGGTATCTCAAAATCTCTGTCCAGCAATATATGTCTCCACGCAAATTTCTTCCTGCTGACAGATTATACATAACTATTGTGCAGGACGCCATTTAACAGAAGAAGTTTGAGAGCTGGAACAGTAACACCGCCGGAGCGGAGGTCTACTGATCGTAATGATTTCATGAGATCACCAGCAAGAGACAGACCCATGTCATCGGGTGGAAAAACACCAAATGATGCACTACTGATGGACAACTTTGATCTTTCGATGAGACCACAAAGGGCAACACATAGCCGTGATTCCTTCTCCGATGACATCGATTTTACCGGTGGATTAACGTTTCGATCTTGTGATATGTCTAATGAAAACTTAGAATTTTCAGCTAACAGTACTGAAGACACTACCCCAAGaacctcagtttcatctcaatcTTCGGTAACGAATCTTACAATTATTTCCGTCATTTTGATTTCAAAAAcgccattttttattttgataatttttaCTTTGCTTAAATTTGGGTTCAGAGAGAGTTAGAAGCAGAGATGAGAAGACTAAAGCTAGAGTTGAGGCAAACCATGGACATGTATAGCACAGCTTGTAAAGAAGCTATATCAGCTAAACAAAAGGTAATGTTCGAATTTTGTCCATGAGATGCTGCAGCCTCGCCTCACGAGAATTGGGTTTTAATATGTGTATGTCTGAATTTTAGGctcaagagcttcatcaatggAAGATGGAAGAAGCTAGAAAATTTGAAGAAGCGAGATTAGCAGAAGAGGCAGCTTTGCAGATGGCGGAGATAGAGAAGGCGAAATGCAAGGCAGCAATGGAAGCAGCTGAGGCTGCACAAAGGTTAGCTGAAATGGAGTCACATAGGAGAAGGAATGCTGAACTTAAGGCGAAAAAAGAAGCTGCAGAGAAGAAAAGAGCATTGGATGCTTTGGCTCATAATGATGTTCGGTACAGAAAATATACATTAGACGAAATTGAAGCTGCAACGAATAACTTTGCAGATGATCAGAAAATTGGTGAAGGCGGTTATGGTCCTGTGTATAAAGCTTTACTTGATCATACTCGAGTCGCGATTAAGGTTTTAAGACCAGATGCTGCTCAAGGAAAGAAGCAGTTCCAACAAGAAGTATGTGTTATACTCCCTCCAATCCTTTTTAGACGACTGTTTAGTCTTTTTTTCCAAGTTTCATATTGCACGTCGGTTTCATATTTGTTCCCAAAAATTTCCTGATTTGTCCCCGCTCTTAATTAAATAATACACAAACTTAATATTCAATATAGGCTCAGCTtctgaaataaaattcttaatACTAGTTCACACTAAGGATAGATTTGGAAAAATTTTAATCTCTTTTAATCTGCATAAAAACACCCAAACCTTCGTCTAAACTGGGACTGAGAGAGTATTGTTTTTTGGTATCAGTAGGCATCAAAATCAGTTACACTAtgatgtttttggtttcttaactATTTTTTGTGTCCATCattttgaatgagaactttggTGCAGATTGAAGTACTGAGTTGTATGAGGCATCCCAATATGGTTCTACTTCTAGGTGCTTGTCCTGAATATGGTTGTCTAGTCTACGAGTTCATGGACTATGGAAGTTTAGATGACAGGATTTTCAGGAGAGGAAACACACCTCCAATTCCATGGTGGATAAGATTCAAGATAGCAGCAGAAGTCGCGACCGCTTTACTATTTCTCCACCAAGCAAAACCAGAACCGCTCGTTCATCGTGATCTTAAACCTGCTAACATTCTTCTAGATCGTAATTACGTTAGCAAAATCAGTGATGTCGGGCTCTCACGTTTAGTACCACCGTCTGTAGCCGATACAGTTACGCAGTACCACATGACATCGACAGCAGGAACATTTTGTTATATAGACCCGGAATATCAACAGACAGGAATGTTGGGTGTTAAATCAGATATATACTCGCTTGGGATTTTATTGTTACAAGTCATTACAGCAAAGCCTCCAATGGGTCTTACGCATCATGTTGAACGAGCAATCGAGAAAGGAACTTTTGCAGATATGCTTGACCAAACTGTCACAGATTGGCCCGTGGAGGAAACCTTGTCCTTTGCGAAACTGGCTTTGAAATGTGCAGAGTTACGAAGAAAAGATAGGCCAGATCTTGGGTCTGTTATCTTACCTGAGCTTAATAGATTGCGAAATCTTGGAGCCGGTGAAGCAGGTGGTACTATGAACTCTGGCAATATGCCACCACGTTTTCCCGATATTTCACGTCAGAAGTCACCAAATACAAGTCAGGTTTGTAATTCTGTAA
Above is a genomic segment from Papaver somniferum cultivar HN1 chromosome 10, ASM357369v1, whole genome shotgun sequence containing:
- the LOC113317993 gene encoding U-box domain-containing protein 35-like isoform X2, producing MPPQMSDDDRGVANHLCTAVAIDKDKNSQFAVKWAIDTLFNNNPNLILIHVRPPKYTNQSGSVSGGAGGGGGGGGGGGGPRELDREQFDPDIHSLFLPYRGFCARKGVQGKEVVIEDNDVCKAIIDYISVNCINNIVVGASTRSALARKFRNNVEIPSAIVKSAPEFCNAYVISKGKVITSRAASRPASNTAAPPKQPSIPPHFPPSAQTPHHDHSSASSNDLEDSPIRTPFNRRSLRAGTVTPPERRSTDRNDFMRSPARDRPMSSGGKTPNDALLMDNFDLSMRPQRATHSRDSFSDDIDFTGGLTFRSCDMSNENLEFSANSTEDTTPRTSVSSQSSRELEAEMRRLKLELRQTMDMYSTACKEAISAKQKAQELHQWKMEEARKFEEARLAEEAALQMAEIEKAKCKAAMEAAEAAQRLAEMESHRRRNAELKAKKEAAEKKRALDALAHNDVRYRKYTLDEIEAATNNFADDQKIGEGGYGPVYKALLDHTRVAIKVLRPDAAQGKKQFQQEIEVLSCMRHPNMVLLLGACPEYGCLVYEFMDYGSLDDRIFRRGNTPPIPWWIRFKIAAEVATALLFLHQAKPEPLVHRDLKPANILLDRNYVSKISDVGLSRLVPPSVADTVTQYHMTSTAGTFCYIDPEYQQTGMLGVKSDIYSLGILLLQVITAKPPMGLTHHVERAIEKGTFADMLDQTVTDWPVEETLSFAKLALKCAELRRKDRPDLGSVILPELNRLRNLGAGEAGGTMNSGNMPPRFPDISRQKSPNTSQVTA
- the LOC113317993 gene encoding U-box domain-containing protein 35-like isoform X1; protein product: MPPQMSDDDRGVANHLCTAVAIDKDKNSQFAVKWAIDTLFNNNPNLILIHVRPPKYTNQSGSVSGGAGGGGGGGGGGGGPRELDREQFDPDIHSLFLPYRGFCARKGVQGKEVVIEDNDVCKAIIDYISVNCINNIVVGASTRSALARKFRNNVEIPSAIVKSAPEFCNAYVISKGKVITSRAASRPASNTAAPPKQPSIPPHFPPSAQTPHHDHSSASSNDLEDSPIRTPFNRRSLRAGTVTPPERRSTDRNDFMRSPARDRPMSSGGKTPNDALLMDNFDLSMRPQRATHSRDSFSDDIDFTGGLTFRSCDMSNENLEFSANSTEDTTPRTSVSSQSSRELEAEMRRLKLELRQTMDMYSTACKEAISAKQKAQELHQWKMEEARKFEEARLAEEAALQMAEIEKAKCKAAMEAAEAAQRLAEMESHRRRNAELKAKKEAAEKKRALDALAHNDVRYRKYTLDEIEAATNNFADDQKIGEGGYGPVYKALLDHTRVAIKVLRPDAAQGKKQFQQEIEVLSCMRHPNMVLLLGACPEYGCLVYEFMDYGSLDDRIFRRGNTPPIPWWIRFKIAAEVATALLFLHQAKPEPLVHRDLKPANILLDRNYVSKISDVGLSRLVPPSVADTVTQYHMTSTAGTFCYIDPEYQQTGMLGVKSDIYSLGILLLQVITAKPPMGLTHHVERAIEKGTFADMLDQTVTDWPVEETLSFAKLALKCAELRRKDRPDLGSVILPELNRLRNLGAGEAGGTMNSGNMPPRFPDISRQKSPNTSQDAVVRSHAVPGNSRRASFDEQFGRSSPAIPESFVPKRIYESNDEPLR